One Candidatus Dependentiae bacterium genomic region harbors:
- a CDS encoding histidine phosphatase family protein, whose translation MKKNICVFLLNCNMLVFCVPAHIAIVRHGEKQSVKTILTDRRGNVLNTTQGKPMMGDHLSTRGWERAYALAPFFTLSPFTKNYGKPVAVFAPKPSDSYQSMRPVDTATPTADRLQIPLQKNYSLSEYKQFVTEIMTNPEYNQKTVVIVYEHAHILELLKEFIDFKNVSSSPSTLKSLPNHWKGNVFDRLCLLHFTQNETTKSYDVAFENKPQKLLFDDSNK comes from the coding sequence ATGAAAAAAAACATATGTGTTTTTTTATTGAATTGTAACATGCTCGTATTTTGCGTCCCTGCACACATTGCCATTGTCCGACATGGCGAAAAACAGTCCGTCAAAACTATCTTGACCGACAGGCGCGGAAATGTCTTAAACACCACTCAAGGAAAGCCAATGATGGGAGATCATCTTTCTACTCGCGGATGGGAACGAGCTTACGCACTAGCTCCATTTTTTACCCTGTCACCTTTTACTAAAAATTATGGAAAGCCCGTTGCGGTTTTTGCACCAAAACCAAGCGACTCATATCAATCTATGAGACCAGTTGACACTGCAACGCCAACAGCTGATCGATTACAGATTCCATTGCAAAAAAACTATTCACTTTCAGAATATAAACAATTTGTTACAGAAATTATGACCAATCCTGAATACAATCAAAAAACAGTAGTCATTGTTTATGAGCACGCGCACATCTTAGAGCTCTTAAAAGAATTTATTGATTTTAAGAATGTTTCAAGCTCACCTTCGACATTAAAAAGCCTTCCTAATCATTGGAAAGGCAACGTTTTTGACAGACTGTGTTTGCTTCATTTTACACAAAATGAGACCACCAAAAGCTATGACGTAGCCTTTGAAAATAAGCCGCAAAAATTATTGTTTGATGACTCAAATAAATAA